The Epinephelus lanceolatus isolate andai-2023 chromosome 14, ASM4190304v1, whole genome shotgun sequence region CAATGCCTCACATAGAGCAGTAAAAGCATTTCCAAAACACATTCCACTGGAGCCTCTCACTTAAAACACATTATTGGAGGAATCCGGGGGCATGGAGGACGTTAAGTTGTGACATTATTTTGACAAGAGCCAAAGAAACTGAGgcaaaacattttctctgtatttaatatatatatatcaaaacACATGTTACACATTACATTACCAAAGGAATGCCTCTGTTCTTGTAGACACATGTTCGTGTCTCCAGTTTTTTTCTGATCGCAACATGAAATCTTTTCAGTGTAAAAGCTTACATGTGTAACCAATCACATGGCACAATGTGCTCTATGTCAGCGTATCAAAAGATTATGTTGTTCCCTACAACAGACAGTGAGTAAACTGTATAACTCATTGTtaatgaaacagaaaacatcCGCTCTTGGTGTCAAgctgtggcacacacacactcacacacacacacacacacacacacacatttggtcCCTAATAAACACTTGGTTGGTACACACCACAGCTGCTGCTTACATGAGAGTACTGAAGCTATGCATTCATGTTATTTGGTCATAAAAGCTTGAGACGTCTGTGGCCTTCGTGCTGACACAGCAGGATTAATACCACATGGACATCCTTACTACTATTAGCACTGATGAATAATATAGTAACAGCACAATTACGTAATGCTGTACATTTAAGAAGATGCTGGAGCTACATCTATCTGCTCTTTAAGCTCAGTAGTCCCAGCTGAAGCCCCCAGACAATGTTTGGTAATAATTAGAACCAAAAGAAAATGGACTTACATACGACCTGAATCATTTGCAAGCCCAACATCTTGACCTTCTTTAAAGGAATAGCTGATCATTTTGGAAATAtgcttgtttgctttcttgcagagagttagatgagtGGGTCAGTATAGCGCCACTCTTATGTTAGTATGCTGTGAATCTGCAGCCAGCATGCAATTATGTTAGTTTAACTTGGCGTAAAGACTGAAAGTCACTGTGTAAAGCCAAAATGTAATCCAGCACATAATCCTACCTGAAAAGTTGTGTTTGTACTTATTAAGCAAACAAATATAACGTGTTATGTAAGAGCTTTGGATGAGTtcataaacagatttttttgcctttttggcAAGCTCTCTTCAGTCCTTTTACTAAGCTGAGCGTATCAGcagctggctgtagcttcaaaTTTATGAGAGTGGTATCTAACTTTGCAAAACTTCCAATAAAGTCGAACTATTCTTTTAACTTAACACAGAACACACGCTTTTTAGATCACTTACAAACATTTGCTGCAGGAGAGACTCAAAACTGATTTAAATAATTTGTCTGAAGGATTCAACTAACGTGACATGAGGTTTTGATTAACAACGAGACAGCAGGACTGACACACTGAGCCAGTCAGTGGCTCGACTAAAATGACGAAGCAGCGTTGTATGAAGTTGAGCACTGAGCGGGCATCAGTGTGTGAAGACTTTGATTtacaaaagaggcaaaacagttAAAATGTACAGAATATAAATACAatttcatataaaaaaaaaaagattaacaatATTACGCTGATACTATCCATGTTCAATGCCTGTCAGATGTAcacacactctaacacacacacacacacacacacacacacacaatacaatcTTACATACACAGTACAAGCTATGATTTAACACATTTACAGCCACTGTTTTGGCTTTACAAATGAGTGACAATATTCATATAATTTCAGTTATGATAAAACTGCTTTCTAAGTGCTGTTATCAGTCCAGTAAAGTTGACATTGGCTGGCTTTCAAGCTTTTCTACATGACTCAGGAAGATTTATGTACAAAGACTGCAGGATTGGCCTCTTCACTGCCAACTAATGTCAAACATGATGCTGATAGCGGACAAATTCTGATAAGAACAAATCAGTTTTAACATCAGTTTACATTGCATTATAGTCATTAGGATTTATAAACAGTGTTCAGGAAATGTTTTTTGAGTCTTGTAGGTTTCAGATCTGTGGTGGGTTGTCTACAGCTACAGCAGAGTATTCAGCCTCAGACATGTTGGACGCGTCGATGAGGCGTGCCAGGCCCGTCTTCGTGGAGTATTTAAAGATGAAAGCCTTCATGAGGTCATAGCGGTAATTTCTGTTGATGAAGTTGTAGAGGATGGGGTTGAAACAGCAGTGAAGCAAGGACAGGCACTGGGTGAGGTGTAAGGCGACGTAGATCACGTTCTCCAGGCCGCAAGTCAGAGGCACCAGGCCCAGCTGGGATAGGGCATCAACCAGGAGGACGCCGTGGTAGGGCCCCCAGCAGCCCAGGAACACCACGATGTACGCCAGGATCACCCTGCGGCTCACACGGCGCTCCTGCTCCACTGTGGAAGACGATGAAGAAGGAGAGGAGCGGGTGAAAGCATTGGCGAGCAGGGCGTAGAATACTGCAATGACAGGGAAGGGGAGAACAAAGCCCAGCAGGATGAAGCTCAGCTGCACGCCCACCATCCACTCCCTGGGGTTTTCCTCTGGATACACAGGCCTGCACAGCATGGAGTCCCCATGTGTTGACTTCACAGTGCCCAGGAAGTAGGTGTCAGGCAGGGAGGCCACCAGAGCCAGAAGCCACACCCCTACACACGCTCCGTAGCGGATTAATTTCCTGCGCGCGCCTCCatcgctgtctctgtgctgtgtCACACTCAGGTAGCGGTCCACGCTCATGCAAGCCAGGAAGAAGATGCTGCTGAAGAGGTTGACGGAGAACATCAGGTGCGTGAGTTTACACGCCACCTCCCCGAAGGGCCAGTGGCCGTGCTGGGCCAGCGAGCTCACCCACACAGGCAGGgtggcgcacacacacaggtctgcAACTGCCAGGTGGACGATGTACATGTGTGTCTCATGGCGAGGGGTGGCGACTCTCTGCGCGCGGACATTCACCCAGAGGACCAGAGCGTTAGCAGCCAGGCCGATGATGAAGATAAAAGTGTAGAGGACACACATGGAGTAGAGCAGAGCGTTGCGGTTGAAAGCGGTGGCGCACACCATTGCATCCACACTCGATATGTTGCTGAAGCCCTCGGAGAAGTTGAGGTACCCCAGCGACTCCCACAGGTCCTCCAGCTCACTGGTGCTCAGACTCATTTTTCAGCGTTGGGAGAGGACCACTGGGAGGTAACACACACCACCTCTGACTGGGATAGATCCTGTAAAAACATGACATCAACTCATCATTTCTTGCAGCGTACAAGATAAAAAACCAACAACTAAATGC contains the following coding sequences:
- the LOC117248261 gene encoding atypical chemokine receptor 3-like produces the protein MSLSTSELEDLWESLGYLNFSEGFSNISSVDAMVCATAFNRNALLYSMCVLYTFIFIIGLAANALVLWVNVRAQRVATPRHETHMYIVHLAVADLCVCATLPVWVSSLAQHGHWPFGEVACKLTHLMFSVNLFSSIFFLACMSVDRYLSVTQHRDSDGGARRKLIRYGACVGVWLLALVASLPDTYFLGTVKSTHGDSMLCRPVYPEENPREWMVGVQLSFILLGFVLPFPVIAVFYALLANAFTRSSPSSSSSTVEQERRVSRRVILAYIVVFLGCWGPYHGVLLVDALSQLGLVPLTCGLENVIYVALHLTQCLSLLHCCFNPILYNFINRNYRYDLMKAFIFKYSTKTGLARLIDASNMSEAEYSAVAVDNPPQI